The following are from one region of the Pseudodesulfovibrio piezophilus C1TLV30 genome:
- a CDS encoding ATP-binding protein, whose protein sequence is MSTEPHQPMSSFPLPHHLMRFHTRDIVLVHPPIPHHGDLCVPILGCNKTACERLGYTYPELEGMPLSTIETHLGFPAIHHQTMEREGVARCQRTYQTRDGAILHVDVQTYLETINGQITWITIAREKIPTETKEKNDGQCEYLDALNKLMRQEDVPDETVMQLALEYGVRFTLSAYGSIFLVNQNETELAVHAWSSRVQADCTIPEPNTFCKVTHAGLLGTTVQTRGPLIVNDYHGMENKLDLPSGHVPMHRLMSLPVIDLGHITMVVGVANKAEDYTDDDVLCLSLLMETAWRTLQRNRLETELLKTGHAARKANEAKSHFLANMSHELRTPLNGILGMTQILMGTHLTPAQQEYLSLSMDAGRHLTKVLNDLLSLSSVETGVLEAINSKFNLVETVTELIDSLMSNATAKSLRLILEKADDMPERVYGDASKLRQILINLLLNAIKFTDTGEVKLTMKRGESSPENISETQTILFSVSDTGIGIPSDQHTAIFDSFTLGEDYLTKQYGGTGLGLSISRQLARLLGGMIHLESIPGAGSIFTLSLPFQIIAEGHSEAVCTKLPCPLKILLAEDEQVNSIMASRLLRKAGHSVTTVGNGQQAIDALSRGHYDLVLMDVQMPVINGIQATEIIRSGAVENVPNDLPVIGLTAFARSADKKRFLDAGMEMVVTKPYEADELLRAVSSVMRHIS, encoded by the coding sequence ATGTCAACAGAGCCACATCAGCCCATGTCTTCCTTCCCTCTTCCTCATCACCTGATGCGTTTTCATACCAGAGATATAGTATTGGTCCATCCTCCGATCCCTCACCACGGGGATCTGTGTGTGCCTATCCTTGGTTGTAACAAAACAGCATGTGAACGCCTCGGGTATACCTACCCGGAACTCGAAGGAATGCCTCTTTCTACCATAGAGACACACCTCGGATTCCCGGCGATACACCACCAGACTATGGAGCGGGAAGGCGTTGCCCGATGCCAACGGACCTATCAAACCCGTGACGGAGCCATACTGCATGTGGATGTTCAAACCTACCTTGAAACAATCAATGGTCAAATAACGTGGATAACGATAGCTCGCGAAAAAATCCCCACCGAGACAAAAGAGAAAAATGACGGACAGTGTGAGTATCTTGACGCACTCAATAAATTGATGCGTCAGGAGGATGTACCGGACGAGACCGTTATGCAACTCGCCCTTGAATACGGTGTCCGATTCACTCTCAGCGCATACGGGTCCATCTTTCTCGTCAATCAGAATGAGACGGAACTGGCGGTTCATGCTTGGTCTTCACGGGTCCAGGCAGACTGTACCATTCCCGAGCCAAACACTTTCTGCAAAGTGACCCACGCCGGGCTTCTAGGCACGACAGTGCAGACAAGAGGCCCTCTCATCGTCAATGACTACCATGGGATGGAAAACAAGCTGGACCTGCCCAGCGGCCATGTCCCTATGCATAGACTCATGAGCCTCCCTGTGATCGATCTCGGGCATATAACCATGGTTGTTGGCGTTGCCAACAAAGCAGAAGATTATACTGATGATGATGTTCTTTGCCTGTCTCTGCTCATGGAAACCGCGTGGCGGACGCTCCAGCGCAATCGTCTTGAAACTGAGCTTCTGAAAACAGGCCATGCAGCGCGAAAAGCCAATGAGGCAAAAAGTCACTTTCTTGCCAACATGAGCCATGAACTCAGGACTCCCCTCAATGGGATTCTGGGCATGACCCAAATACTCATGGGGACCCATCTCACCCCCGCGCAGCAGGAGTATCTTTCTCTGTCCATGGACGCCGGGCGTCATCTGACAAAAGTTCTCAACGACCTGCTCTCCCTGTCTAGCGTGGAAACCGGAGTGCTTGAAGCCATTAATTCTAAATTTAATCTCGTTGAGACCGTCACTGAACTGATCGACTCCCTGATGAGTAACGCCACGGCAAAGTCACTCAGGCTTATCCTTGAAAAAGCGGATGACATGCCGGAAAGAGTCTATGGAGATGCAAGCAAACTTCGGCAGATATTGATCAATCTGCTTCTCAATGCCATCAAGTTTACGGATACCGGTGAGGTCAAGTTGACCATGAAACGGGGAGAGAGTTCTCCCGAGAACATCTCGGAGACACAGACAATTCTTTTCTCGGTTTCCGACACCGGGATCGGGATTCCATCGGATCAACACACGGCCATCTTCGACAGCTTCACATTAGGGGAAGATTACCTGACCAAGCAATACGGCGGAACAGGTCTGGGCTTATCCATATCCCGACAACTTGCCAGGCTCCTCGGAGGCATGATCCACCTTGAAAGCATTCCTGGCGCAGGGAGTATTTTTACCCTAAGCCTCCCTTTCCAAATCATTGCAGAAGGACACTCCGAGGCCGTGTGTACGAAACTTCCATGTCCCCTGAAGATTCTATTGGCGGAAGACGAACAGGTCAATTCCATCATGGCATCCCGACTACTCAGGAAAGCAGGACACTCCGTGACAACAGTCGGCAACGGACAACAGGCCATTGATGCCCTGAGCCGAGGCCACTACGACTTGGTACTCATGGATGTTCAAATGCCTGTTATCAATGGTATCCAGGCTACAGAAATCATCAGAAGCGGGGCTGTGGAAAATGTTCCTAACGATCTCCCGGTCATCGGCCTGACCGCTTTCGCCAGATCGGCAGATAAAAAACGCTTCCTTGATGCCGGTATGGAAATGGTTGTCACCAAACCATATGAAGCCGATGAATTGCTTCGCGCAGTATCCAGTGTCATGCGGCACATATCATGA
- a CDS encoding response regulator, with product MKSRIGPEAAITALSGHPYSILVAEDSESNQALMELYFKPTSCQLDFALDGEQAVALFKKTSYDLVLMDIQMPVMDGYDATRQIRGFEQEQGNSLVPIVAVTANTFKEDQERCLKAGCTDYLAKPVSKSSLLNCVAHHVTKHDKTSPGHMPAR from the coding sequence GTGAAGTCGAGAATCGGACCTGAAGCGGCCATAACCGCATTATCAGGCCACCCATATTCCATATTGGTAGCCGAGGATTCAGAAAGCAATCAGGCACTCATGGAGCTTTATTTCAAGCCCACGTCATGTCAACTCGACTTTGCCCTGGATGGCGAACAGGCTGTCGCTCTTTTCAAAAAGACATCATATGATCTTGTTCTGATGGATATCCAGATGCCCGTCATGGATGGATACGATGCAACTCGACAAATACGCGGTTTCGAACAGGAACAAGGGAACTCTCTCGTTCCGATAGTAGCAGTCACGGCCAATACATTTAAAGAAGACCAGGAGCGATGCCTCAAGGCTGGATGCACTGACTACCTTGCCAAGCCTGTCAGTAAATCAAGTCTTCTGAATTGCGTCGCTCATCATGTCACCAAACATGATAAGACATCACCTGGGCACATGCCCGCCCGTTGA
- a CDS encoding electron transfer flavoprotein subunit beta/FixA family protein — translation MSTDFHIVVCGSIVPDPLQTLTPQDGPTGPVLQNEMMLPAVLDPWAGHALYEAANLAAKNPGSQVWLVSLGPKAKLQQVMMAVSQKAPFQLVVADGSASGFMDSYETAQALADTIDGIDGLDKSKMLLFGGWQSASRGSGAVMQMIGELLGVTEQFQGVDKVTVGDDGSIEVLERVEGGAYQKSVVDAAPAVFGWATGELPEPPNNPQIGMQNMQRNMPALQQAKAADVFASSLKFEAVEVPQQRRETRVVKDASVEDMAKEIAEWLKA, via the coding sequence ATGAGCACCGATTTTCACATCGTGGTCTGCGGTTCCATTGTCCCGGACCCGCTTCAGACGCTCACCCCTCAGGATGGCCCCACCGGGCCGGTTTTGCAGAATGAAATGATGCTTCCGGCTGTGCTTGACCCTTGGGCCGGGCACGCTTTGTATGAAGCCGCCAATCTGGCCGCAAAGAATCCCGGCAGTCAGGTCTGGCTGGTGAGTCTTGGTCCCAAGGCCAAGTTGCAGCAGGTCATGATGGCTGTTTCTCAGAAAGCGCCATTTCAGCTTGTCGTGGCAGACGGGTCTGCATCCGGTTTTATGGATAGCTACGAAACTGCTCAAGCCCTGGCTGACACCATTGATGGCATTGACGGTCTGGATAAATCAAAAATGTTGCTTTTCGGTGGCTGGCAGTCTGCTTCTCGCGGTTCTGGCGCGGTCATGCAGATGATTGGAGAACTGCTTGGTGTGACTGAGCAGTTTCAGGGAGTGGACAAGGTCACTGTCGGCGACGATGGTTCCATTGAAGTTCTGGAGCGAGTGGAAGGCGGTGCCTACCAAAAATCAGTGGTAGATGCCGCTCCCGCTGTTTTCGGATGGGCCACTGGCGAACTTCCCGAGCCTCCCAATAATCCGCAGATTGGCATGCAGAACATGCAGAGAAACATGCCAGCCTTGCAGCAGGCGAAAGCAGCTGATGTTTTCGCCTCTTCGTTGAAGTTTGAAGCCGTTGAAGTTCCGCAGCAGCGCCGTGAGACTCGGGTGGTCAAGGATGCTTCGGTCGAAGATATGGCCAAAGAAATTGCTGAATGGCTCAAGGCCTAG
- a CDS encoding electron-transferring-flavoprotein dehydrogenase — MSDQTETMEMPRAEMETDIVCVGFGPAAGGFLTTLTRGLMNDDGTPVAESKAMPGMPPQVICYERADDIGFGVSGVVTKGRSIKASFPDLDLSQIPMAHEVTEEKILYLKDPVGASRRPTAFKVADSLLGRWMKDDAYELPYIPSFLEKHPGMIFSLGQLNQWVGSNLMCTGMAQIWPSSPVAQPLMDGKAVKGVRMVDQGVEKDGTPGGGFMPGMDMKAALTVIADGPVGPVGQSLDQELGLPEGHHQREWAVGMKCVVDLPEGCDWKPGTVLHTIGYPEPEIFGFLYVYPGNVASLGIFVPSWFDNPVRTAYRYMQHWMLHPYLWKRLKGGTMRSWGAKTLAESGKAGEPFLVGDGFARIGEGSGSTNVLTGSGVDEAWATGVQLGEAVLDLLKEGKDFSRENLEATYVAKRRASWVEAEARVAEKSRDGFTKGVLRGFLGMGLTGLTNGMFSMPGKSVKPQDRIPTIEKYYKGYIDEDEIQEIRSECTRKGSSLHDALMDRVGWPEIPLDGTLLVSHQDALLMGGKVQANHGYGDHVRFADLQTCRTCREQVCVEACSGQAIYTNPEGGTPLFDREKCVHCGACMWNCSKSDPKGTERTNVKFRAGSGGLHSVEN; from the coding sequence ATGAGTGATCAAACGGAAACGATGGAAATGCCACGCGCCGAGATGGAAACCGATATCGTCTGTGTTGGCTTTGGCCCGGCTGCCGGCGGGTTTCTGACGACTCTGACGCGTGGACTGATGAATGACGACGGGACGCCTGTGGCTGAGTCCAAAGCAATGCCTGGTATGCCGCCTCAGGTTATCTGCTATGAGCGTGCGGATGACATCGGTTTTGGTGTCTCCGGTGTCGTGACAAAAGGCCGTTCCATCAAGGCAAGTTTTCCGGATCTTGATCTTTCTCAAATCCCCATGGCCCATGAGGTGACCGAGGAAAAGATTCTTTACCTGAAGGACCCCGTGGGGGCCAGTCGCCGTCCGACTGCTTTCAAGGTGGCCGACTCGTTGTTGGGGCGGTGGATGAAAGACGATGCATATGAATTGCCATATATTCCATCTTTTCTCGAAAAACATCCGGGCATGATTTTTTCTCTTGGCCAACTCAATCAGTGGGTCGGCAGTAATCTGATGTGTACAGGAATGGCCCAGATATGGCCTTCGAGTCCGGTGGCGCAACCGCTTATGGATGGCAAGGCCGTCAAGGGGGTGCGCATGGTTGATCAGGGTGTGGAGAAAGATGGAACTCCCGGTGGTGGATTCATGCCCGGTATGGATATGAAAGCTGCGCTGACAGTCATTGCGGATGGTCCGGTCGGTCCGGTTGGGCAGTCTCTTGATCAAGAGCTCGGTCTTCCTGAAGGTCATCACCAACGAGAGTGGGCCGTCGGTATGAAATGCGTGGTGGACCTGCCCGAAGGGTGTGACTGGAAGCCAGGGACGGTGTTGCATACCATTGGCTATCCTGAGCCTGAAATTTTTGGATTTTTGTATGTCTATCCCGGTAATGTGGCTTCTTTGGGAATCTTTGTTCCGTCCTGGTTCGACAATCCGGTTCGGACCGCATATCGGTACATGCAGCATTGGATGCTCCACCCGTATTTATGGAAACGGCTCAAAGGCGGCACCATGCGTTCTTGGGGGGCAAAGACCTTGGCTGAATCAGGCAAGGCCGGAGAACCTTTTCTCGTTGGTGACGGGTTTGCCCGCATCGGTGAAGGGTCCGGTTCCACGAATGTGTTGACCGGCTCCGGGGTGGATGAGGCGTGGGCCACTGGGGTTCAACTCGGCGAGGCCGTGTTGGACCTGCTCAAGGAAGGCAAGGACTTTTCTCGCGAAAACCTTGAAGCGACATATGTTGCCAAACGCCGAGCTTCGTGGGTGGAAGCGGAGGCCAGGGTTGCGGAGAAGTCCCGAGACGGCTTTACCAAGGGCGTGCTTCGCGGCTTCCTGGGCATGGGGTTAACCGGTCTGACCAATGGAATGTTTTCCATGCCTGGAAAATCAGTTAAGCCGCAGGATCGCATCCCGACCATTGAAAAGTATTACAAGGGGTATATAGACGAAGACGAGATTCAGGAGATTCGTTCCGAGTGTACCCGAAAGGGGAGCAGTCTTCATGATGCTCTCATGGACCGTGTGGGGTGGCCTGAAATCCCGTTGGACGGAACTTTACTGGTCTCGCATCAGGATGCCTTGCTTATGGGGGGCAAGGTGCAGGCCAATCATGGCTATGGTGATCATGTTCGATTTGCCGACCTCCAAACCTGTCGGACCTGTCGGGAACAGGTGTGTGTCGAAGCGTGTTCCGGGCAGGCCATTTATACCAACCCTGAAGGTGGTACGCCTCTTTTTGATCGGGAAAAATGTGTCCACTGTGGTGCGTGTATGTGGAATTGCAGCAAGTCCGATCCCAAGGGTACGGAGAGGACGAATGTGAAGTTCCGTGCCGGTTCCGGCGGGCTGCATTCTGTCGAGAATTAG
- a CDS encoding OsmC family protein — MDQKVIDIVFKGNVKINAEIDGLSIATDQPTDKGGEGTAPNPFQLFLASLSTCAGFYAIKFCQTRELNHEGLGIRVLCDFADKGFKVEKMTYEITLPEGFPEKYRPALIRAVDQCTVKKHVCDCLDFEIIAN, encoded by the coding sequence ATGGATCAGAAAGTTATTGATATTGTTTTCAAGGGGAATGTAAAAATCAACGCTGAAATAGACGGCTTGAGTATTGCGACTGACCAGCCTACCGACAAAGGGGGAGAAGGAACTGCGCCCAACCCCTTTCAACTATTCCTCGCCTCTCTTTCAACATGCGCGGGATTTTATGCCATAAAATTCTGCCAAACGAGAGAATTGAATCACGAGGGACTGGGAATTCGTGTACTGTGCGATTTTGCCGACAAGGGATTCAAAGTCGAGAAAATGACATACGAAATAACCCTTCCCGAAGGTTTTCCGGAAAAATATCGCCCTGCCTTGATCCGGGCAGTTGATCAATGCACTGTCAAAAAACATGTTTGCGACTGCCTCGATTTCGAGATCATCGCGAACTAA
- a CDS encoding DsrE family protein, translating into MTDIPLNESIFIIWSSENPEVAHNLVLMYAHNALLKEWWGRVRLIIWGPSAKLVSEDEDIQAKLKEMKADGVEIWACRACADNYGVTASLEALDLNVVYVGTPVTEMIKDGWKQLTF; encoded by the coding sequence ATGACCGACATCCCACTCAACGAATCCATTTTTATCATCTGGAGTTCCGAGAACCCTGAAGTCGCCCATAATCTTGTCCTCATGTACGCACACAATGCGCTTTTGAAAGAATGGTGGGGACGTGTTCGGCTTATTATCTGGGGGCCATCCGCGAAACTCGTCAGTGAAGATGAGGATATCCAGGCAAAGCTCAAGGAGATGAAGGCAGACGGCGTCGAAATCTGGGCATGTCGTGCCTGTGCGGATAATTACGGAGTAACAGCTTCGTTGGAGGCTTTGGACCTCAACGTCGTCTATGTCGGAACGCCCGTGACGGAAATGATCAAGGATGGCTGGAAGCAGTTGACCTTCTGA
- a CDS encoding 4Fe-4S binding protein, translating to MKFPFAKQSTINYFRSAKAHGLPFLERLHGYIYGRWAYHYIGLAGDKAPWWRYLWAPLIFIINRMTPFLPDKGSKVGDPSQKKPTWSDTYHGKAMPLAEATKLVKLNRPVNTQVSEHVLPYTRAREIVLRNPEKIVLLDCPCRAGMKNPCLPLDVCILIGDPFGSFMLEHHPDKTREISVDEAVSILKAENARGHVSHAFFKDVMLGRFYAICNCCSCCCGAMKAQEMGIQMLCSSGYLAEVDTEKCVSCGICGKRCQFLAISFDDGKAVIDEEICMGCGLCIESCAKDALSLRLAPEKGEPLLVDAL from the coding sequence ATGAAATTCCCCTTTGCCAAGCAATCGACCATCAACTATTTCCGCTCTGCCAAAGCCCATGGACTTCCTTTTCTGGAACGCCTTCACGGATATATTTACGGACGCTGGGCCTACCATTATATAGGTTTGGCCGGAGACAAAGCCCCATGGTGGCGGTATCTTTGGGCCCCGCTTATCTTCATCATCAACCGCATGACTCCTTTTCTCCCGGACAAGGGAAGCAAAGTGGGCGACCCGTCTCAGAAAAAACCAACCTGGAGCGATACATATCACGGAAAAGCCATGCCTTTGGCCGAAGCCACCAAGCTGGTCAAGCTCAACCGACCGGTCAATACTCAGGTCAGTGAACATGTTCTCCCCTACACCCGTGCTCGCGAAATAGTGCTGCGAAACCCGGAAAAGATCGTACTGCTGGACTGTCCGTGCCGTGCCGGGATGAAAAACCCTTGCCTGCCGCTGGATGTCTGTATTCTCATAGGCGATCCTTTCGGCTCCTTCATGCTGGAACATCACCCTGACAAAACTCGTGAGATATCAGTGGATGAAGCCGTGAGCATTCTCAAGGCGGAAAATGCCAGGGGGCATGTCTCTCATGCTTTCTTTAAGGATGTGATGCTTGGGCGGTTCTATGCCATCTGCAATTGCTGCTCATGTTGCTGTGGCGCTATGAAGGCGCAGGAAATGGGTATCCAGATGCTGTGTTCATCGGGCTACCTGGCGGAAGTGGACACTGAAAAATGTGTCTCATGCGGAATCTGCGGCAAGAGATGTCAATTTCTGGCTATCAGTTTTGACGATGGGAAAGCTGTTATTGACGAAGAGATCTGCATGGGATGCGGTCTCTGCATCGAATCCTGCGCCAAAGACGCACTCTCCCTTCGTCTTGCCCCGGAAAAAGGAGAACCACTCCTGGTGGACGCACTATAG
- a CDS encoding cysteine hydrolase family protein, with amino-acid sequence MKTALILIDMQNDYFPGGAMELEGSLEAVWKASELLESFRKRALDIFHVRHDSIKEDASFFLPGTHGAEFHARVVPRDGEHVIVKNFPNSFRDTALFDQLKEAGISRLLVAGMMTHMCVDATVRAAVDFGFECAVVSNASATRRLHFNKTSIAAADVHGAFLAALSAAYATVLTAEEAGGWVSQK; translated from the coding sequence ATGAAAACAGCGTTGATACTGATCGACATGCAAAATGATTATTTCCCGGGTGGAGCCATGGAATTGGAAGGAAGTCTGGAGGCGGTATGGAAGGCGTCAGAGTTGCTCGAGTCATTTCGAAAGCGTGCACTTGATATTTTTCATGTCCGGCATGATTCAATCAAGGAGGACGCTTCATTCTTTCTTCCGGGAACTCATGGAGCTGAATTCCATGCCCGGGTTGTCCCTCGAGACGGGGAGCATGTCATTGTCAAAAATTTCCCTAACAGTTTTCGTGATACGGCTCTTTTCGATCAATTGAAAGAAGCTGGGATTTCCCGGCTGTTGGTTGCGGGCATGATGACGCATATGTGCGTGGATGCCACTGTCAGAGCTGCTGTTGATTTTGGGTTTGAGTGCGCTGTCGTGTCGAATGCCTCTGCGACCAGAAGGTTGCACTTCAACAAGACCAGTATCGCGGCCGCAGATGTTCACGGAGCTTTTCTGGCAGCACTCAGTGCAGCCTACGCCACAGTGCTGACAGCAGAGGAGGCAGGGGGCTGGGTGTCGCAGAAATAG
- a CDS encoding acyl-CoA dehydrogenase family protein gives MYTLRTLPGDDVRQIMWRFADRFDLQMSVQSARSIARSVVAKLVAEGARNTHEWTEQKDELLTAFDQSGLTALFMDPHQGGFIEGPKNLALALVAFELSWVDAGAATSSLASNLALAPIHEKGTSEQRDYYMSKCVPPQPGEEREIWRGAFALTEPLPYIGVDTGVLCGKATVADWNEGEEPMLQIDKRGRFITNMDFANFVTAAVESNDERIKGTFMIILEEGDEGIFDRGAPTLKMVHQLSSTRDPVLNLKVPASRIIGGYEVVDGVIVPKYNHSEIIGAVFHRTRIPVGLMTSAKLLSAVEPVIRYHRNRFRGGDAAKEGSPRYDKGLQNNEDALQRLVDIWASGEAGCSLAFAASRLADAFDPIEKAKEVHFEAEGVTSARKQMVALRKLKDQVFEFIDLEYAPEAERDQARYVALKKEPLVSYAYMEALAGILNPGVKLWNTGVGANMMREAVALVGGYGITEDCPGFLMQKWTDTQLEATYEGPEAVQRRHMTMTMTSEVFQHILSAWIRQMKAAGATVPGLGGYVLASAMELWQWTFKHLQTAKDDDGRKLFHSKRQGVTFALADALGWLLGPYFLATDVMELIEKGPMAPTLAEGLDDLTGFYKDLCHIQSARAAGEVARICTELVYGFNTCLCPKSDGTIAEKCEPETKSPSECSPDGQLGDQSKCSRDDLKAFRRLKATVDMCMAGSRSAKDRAGNALGEVMIPEALDYPLG, from the coding sequence ATGTATACATTGCGAACTCTTCCAGGAGATGATGTCCGCCAGATCATGTGGCGCTTCGCTGATCGTTTCGACCTCCAAATGTCTGTCCAGTCTGCCCGTTCAATTGCTCGAAGTGTCGTCGCCAAATTGGTGGCGGAGGGGGCGCGTAATACCCATGAGTGGACTGAGCAGAAAGATGAACTGCTGACTGCCTTTGATCAGTCCGGTCTGACGGCTCTGTTCATGGACCCGCACCAGGGCGGGTTTATTGAAGGTCCAAAAAATTTGGCTTTGGCGCTGGTTGCTTTTGAGCTGTCTTGGGTGGACGCGGGAGCGGCGACGTCTTCGTTGGCATCCAATCTTGCCTTGGCTCCGATCCATGAAAAGGGCACGAGCGAACAACGTGACTACTATATGTCCAAATGTGTGCCTCCTCAGCCCGGTGAGGAAAGAGAAATCTGGCGTGGCGCATTTGCCCTGACCGAGCCATTACCATACATCGGGGTGGATACAGGGGTGCTGTGTGGCAAGGCCACAGTGGCGGACTGGAATGAAGGCGAAGAGCCGATGCTCCAGATCGACAAGCGCGGCAGGTTTATTACCAACATGGATTTTGCAAATTTTGTCACAGCGGCTGTCGAGTCCAATGACGAGCGTATCAAGGGAACCTTCATGATCATTCTCGAAGAGGGTGATGAGGGTATTTTCGACCGTGGCGCTCCTACCTTGAAAATGGTCCATCAGCTTTCCTCGACCCGCGATCCTGTCTTGAATCTCAAAGTCCCTGCGTCCCGCATTATCGGTGGCTATGAAGTTGTCGACGGCGTGATTGTCCCCAAATACAATCATTCAGAGATCATCGGTGCGGTTTTCCATCGGACCCGTATCCCGGTGGGACTGATGACCTCTGCCAAGCTTTTGTCTGCCGTGGAGCCGGTTATTCGCTACCATCGCAACCGCTTTAGAGGTGGTGATGCCGCCAAGGAAGGTTCTCCCCGTTATGATAAGGGGCTTCAGAACAATGAGGATGCGCTGCAACGTCTGGTCGATATCTGGGCATCTGGAGAAGCCGGATGTTCCCTGGCTTTTGCCGCCTCCCGTCTGGCCGATGCTTTCGACCCCATCGAAAAGGCCAAGGAAGTCCACTTCGAAGCCGAGGGTGTTACTTCTGCCCGGAAACAGATGGTTGCCTTGCGCAAGCTCAAGGATCAGGTGTTTGAATTCATTGATCTGGAATATGCTCCTGAAGCAGAACGCGACCAGGCTCGCTATGTGGCCCTAAAAAAGGAGCCCCTTGTTTCTTACGCCTATATGGAGGCTTTGGCCGGGATTCTGAATCCCGGCGTCAAGTTGTGGAATACCGGTGTCGGCGCAAACATGATGCGTGAGGCCGTCGCCCTGGTCGGCGGATATGGTATTACCGAGGATTGCCCCGGATTTCTGATGCAGAAGTGGACAGACACTCAGCTTGAAGCCACTTATGAGGGACCGGAGGCGGTGCAACGTCGCCACATGACTATGACCATGACTTCCGAAGTCTTTCAGCATATCCTTTCAGCCTGGATCAGACAGATGAAGGCAGCCGGAGCGACTGTCCCCGGTCTGGGCGGGTATGTCCTCGCCTCTGCCATGGAACTGTGGCAGTGGACTTTCAAGCATCTTCAGACTGCCAAGGACGATGATGGACGCAAGCTTTTCCATAGCAAACGTCAGGGTGTGACCTTTGCTCTGGCTGATGCCCTGGGGTGGCTGCTTGGTCCCTATTTTCTGGCGACAGATGTCATGGAATTGATCGAGAAAGGTCCCATGGCTCCGACGCTTGCAGAGGGACTTGACGATCTGACCGGTTTCTACAAGGACCTCTGTCACATTCAGTCAGCCCGTGCCGCAGGTGAAGTGGCACGAATCTGTACGGAACTTGTCTACGGGTTCAACACATGTCTGTGCCCAAAATCAGATGGAACCATCGCTGAAAAATGCGAGCCTGAAACCAAAAGCCCGTCTGAGTGCTCGCCTGACGGTCAACTTGGAGACCAGTCCAAATGCTCTCGGGACGACCTCAAGGCCTTCCGGCGACTGAAGGCTACGGTGGATATGTGCATGGCCGGGTCTCGTTCTGCCAAGGACAGGGCCGGGAATGCTCTGGGTGAAGTCATGATCCCCGAAGCCCTTGATTATCCTCTCGGGTAA
- a CDS encoding electron transfer flavoprotein subunit alpha/FixB family protein, whose translation MSTILYIAHTECDGTLSKVALETLSAAKSLADGMDAELAVGLVGADIVAAADSIAACGGTFYGVTGPEFNDGVYSSDLAAIEALAKECAPEIVIGPATSRYSRALPGLAIRLGGRVDTHLSGLEAVDGKPVAKRWFYRQRMEGTLTREERPWVLTLDSGCAVAFDGAGSAEVTVVSVDVSGVRTKSLGMECVSEDQQTIRPDAELLFVTGAGWTKKQADGQVHVDVAEETIKNFLGVTKSSLGSSKSLVDISGEGGAVISFLTHMHQVGQTGSSPRHPKGLATCCHGEEPHVVGWRFIKERRAINTDAGCGWAQGKCDVLYVGDAFEIMKKVNELIG comes from the coding sequence ATGAGCACAATACTGTATATTGCACACACTGAATGCGATGGCACTTTGAGCAAAGTTGCCCTTGAGACCTTGTCTGCTGCCAAATCCCTGGCAGACGGAATGGATGCCGAGTTGGCTGTGGGGCTTGTCGGGGCAGATATCGTGGCTGCAGCCGATTCCATCGCTGCCTGTGGCGGCACTTTTTACGGCGTCACCGGTCCTGAGTTTAACGATGGTGTGTATTCTTCCGATCTCGCTGCTATCGAAGCTCTTGCCAAGGAATGCGCTCCTGAGATTGTTATCGGTCCGGCAACCTCTCGGTACAGCCGGGCATTACCAGGGCTGGCCATCCGCCTGGGCGGGCGTGTCGATACTCATCTCTCCGGTCTGGAGGCCGTGGATGGCAAACCTGTTGCCAAACGTTGGTTTTATCGCCAGCGTATGGAAGGAACTCTGACCCGTGAGGAGCGTCCCTGGGTTTTGACTTTGGATTCCGGCTGTGCCGTTGCATTTGATGGTGCCGGATCAGCTGAGGTCACAGTTGTCTCTGTGGATGTTTCCGGTGTGCGGACGAAATCCTTGGGAATGGAGTGCGTATCAGAAGACCAACAGACCATTCGTCCCGATGCCGAATTGCTGTTTGTGACCGGTGCAGGTTGGACCAAAAAACAAGCTGACGGACAGGTCCATGTGGATGTAGCGGAAGAGACCATCAAGAACTTCCTGGGTGTGACAAAGTCATCACTTGGGTCCTCCAAGTCTTTGGTTGATATATCCGGTGAAGGTGGTGCGGTCATTTCCTTTCTCACCCATATGCATCAGGTTGGGCAGACTGGCTCGTCTCCTCGTCACCCCAAAGGGCTTGCCACATGTTGCCATGGTGAGGAACCACATGTGGTTGGTTGGCGTTTCATCAAGGAACGTCGTGCCATTAATACCGATGCCGGTTGTGGCTGGGCACAGGGCAAGTGCGATGTCCTCTACGTTGGTGATGCCTTTGAGATAATGAAAAAGGTCAATGAATTGATTGGTTAA